A stretch of Kaistella flava (ex Peng et al. 2021) DNA encodes these proteins:
- a CDS encoding M23 family metallopeptidase produces MKLQFKYKVTFLILFCCSLVFAQFNTLTRNSMKKDEVFPKKEEMQQDGKDKDEKVKDEKEKKKSSRIKFFNTTSKSDLKRELDSLKTLMLKYSLSKNKEQKLNFKKIEDSLIQMMKKNIEYSTEINSRTSIKQYDFVNDDQPNTITKIFMPLKNGIMVTSPFGTRIHPLFGKMKMHNGADLKANYENVHSVMDGIVTEAGWNSGGGGNYIKIKHSNSYVTSYLHLSQIYYKVGEYVKAGFIIAKSGNSGNSTGAHLHFSVTENGNYINPIRFLNDLIKANNLIATYYAN; encoded by the coding sequence ATGAAACTACAATTTAAATATAAGGTCACTTTTCTAATCTTGTTTTGCTGTTCGCTGGTATTTGCGCAGTTCAATACGCTTACCAGAAATTCAATGAAGAAGGATGAAGTTTTCCCTAAAAAAGAAGAGATGCAGCAAGATGGAAAGGACAAAGATGAAAAAGTCAAAGATGAAAAAGAGAAAAAGAAAAGCAGTCGAATAAAATTCTTTAATACCACTTCAAAATCAGATTTGAAGAGAGAATTGGATTCTTTAAAAACACTTATGCTCAAATATAGTTTGTCCAAAAACAAAGAGCAAAAACTCAATTTCAAAAAGATTGAAGATTCCTTAATACAAATGATGAAAAAAAATATTGAATATTCAACCGAAATTAATTCAAGAACATCTATTAAACAATATGATTTTGTTAATGATGATCAACCAAATACAATTACAAAAATATTTATGCCATTGAAAAATGGAATTATGGTGACCTCACCTTTTGGAACTCGTATTCACCCCCTATTTGGAAAAATGAAAATGCATAATGGTGCTGATTTAAAAGCGAATTACGAAAATGTACATTCTGTAATGGACGGAATCGTAACGGAAGCAGGATGGAATTCTGGCGGTGGTGGAAATTATATTAAAATCAAACATTCCAATTCCTATGTAACCTCCTATCTCCATTTATCGCAAATTTATTACAAAGTGGGAGAATATGTAAAAGCCGGATTTATCATCGCGAAAAGTGGAAATTCTGGAAATTCTACTGGAGCACATTTACACTTTTCTGTTACTGAAAATGGAAATTATATAAATCCTATTCGGTTCCTAAATGATCTTATAAAAGCAAACAATTTAATCGCAACCTATTATGCAAACTAA
- a CDS encoding Eco57I restriction-modification methylase domain-containing protein: MNTNPTLYTTAEIAEISESVSVLDYFLHLEKQGKVNFDRKSGNDYYFRTNDNKFSVSENQYYDFKTGEGGQILKAVMELEKIEWKDALQFLKNFNGQVSEQNRVAEKKTLDFRKKDSHFSEVIITNSFIPNNKKLVSYFEKRGISKDILIENTRQIHYESAGKKYFGIGIENLSQGIEIRNPLIKSKIGRNDISELKGTKNEMIVFEGMTDMLSFLQLLKANNQKNNRTLITLNSITNIDRFLDRYKDFSGKIFLCLDGDKAGNIATQQLLKAFNEIEIKDIRSMYNISETGNNDLNDYLQNKIKLQNKNTNLVEQNSSENETNTIKSNRISETQQVEQKSLEQDSGELGENFQSEQNGHQSGGQRLGSNDVRNGFTKSEWSGSSGRGHEQSTYGTQQSNAPKNETTKYSLDGRILENSTGFSELDILIDQYKGQKLTNEQVAEVVSATCFVSNDDKILLKDNVKITDDLKDICNQFKSGGIEKAGRGILDEYYTDLKIVDAVRNLIKKHCKNQDEISILEPSVGTGNFIDAANGLAVKSKITGFEINEITAKIAKVLHPEADINLRSFETEFIDEKGNEKSSTDFSEKYDLVIGNPPYGEHRGLYKGLGEESKISKYEDYFVKRGIDSLKDGGILAMVLPSSWINRQKKMENADLLNAYRLPSGVFSGTQVGVDIIILKKSVRNISHDVSSYFEENPQNVLGEIRERTNRFGRAEHYVYGNLDEAIYLLESLQNKKEIFRIGNLFDDLLIEEVSFKNAISTDETSISKKEKENQLSSENQSEFSIETAQNKIEEVLVKLNEIKFKSPSILSEIRKYSKLQTQIADKTNSLLLEKIKDIVVKADKILQSQKNGRNSEYEIQSKPFIKKGILKYHFTKQDEIVNASLQNSSDITEEQVAAFKATSYDGTIKNHTRHFDFANYYNGEYIHDFYYAEGNIYQKLEQLEKDYSEDWGIGGLENKQYEKQKSLLESVLPKLKNLDEISISPNHEFVLKFDLGPIEKDRWNPNTRQTEAVTENYNLADNFKDFVGTLSSEAFAGSSAWEVRSFVDNETVTGSDKERNALIRERRKAAANDLFQKFIREELTEELRDRFVKDFNRNYNHIHVPDYSKFPLFSKIHQNFKGQELRLTEVQKAGIGRQTTKGVGLLAHEVGFGKTLSGIFSMHEAMERGNSKKPLIVVPNDSILKQWVETIFETIPNAKVNVLGNLGKDYDLSKFDNKDGEITIVTYEGFNNIGFSAEITEKLSSKFNYISANELKNITNTERDHQIELQKEKEIEGKMKRGKIYDWEDFGFDHLTYDEIHNANHIVGKVKIEDRRFSSDFRNQNQQTSKLGINTWMAAQYIQDKQNGRNVTLLSATPFTNKPLEYYSILSLIANKRLEESGYFNVNNFFETFMEADNDMEIDAKGDVKFKANVRRFKNNSLFQQLLSEFIDVKGEEDNGELIRPKKINKEYKIEQNDLTKEQYNLLNENFNHTEKGAILTHILNARLIAFSPYLSLYYTGEDPSTKEFIENSPKLLETMNLIRQNKKDIPESGQIIYSELAVSQFPKLKEYLINEVDFNPEEIGIITGATSKKQRISIQDDFNSGKIKIVIGSEAIQEGMNLQENTTDIYLLTLPYNFTSLRQIEGRAWRQGNKNENIRVNFMLTNDSIDVFMLQKLQSKQARYLEAMKKGANVLDISDISTQELKTSIITNPETRANIEIELMKKRIESEKNKFLADSAFVLRKYEDFIKVKEDVTKAEHSYNRILGYAKDSEDGNSDYWKNQLPFYQKTIDLAKVEVQKTIENLAGKGVNVTEIEKQTKATEDNIAKLDAKLEELPITKEVLIAQYQKEKEQQLMMNENKDYVKERAVENSALFNKVDYDNPQSLMSVSTKPEINKNENIGEEKREFSGRKR; the protein is encoded by the coding sequence ATGAATACAAATCCAACTCTTTATACCACTGCAGAGATTGCTGAAATTTCAGAGAGCGTTTCTGTCTTAGATTATTTCCTTCATCTTGAAAAACAGGGTAAAGTGAATTTTGATAGAAAATCAGGGAATGACTATTATTTTAGGACAAATGACAATAAATTTTCAGTTTCAGAAAACCAATATTATGATTTTAAAACAGGTGAAGGTGGACAAATATTAAAAGCAGTAATGGAATTGGAAAAAATTGAGTGGAAAGATGCACTTCAATTTTTAAAGAATTTTAATGGACAAGTTTCGGAACAAAATAGAGTTGCAGAAAAAAAAACACTAGACTTTAGAAAAAAAGATTCGCATTTTTCTGAAGTTATTATTACAAATTCTTTTATTCCTAATAATAAAAAGTTGGTTTCCTATTTTGAAAAGCGAGGAATATCGAAGGATATTTTAATAGAAAATACACGACAAATCCATTATGAGTCTGCAGGAAAGAAATACTTTGGAATTGGAATCGAAAATCTTTCTCAAGGCATCGAAATTCGTAATCCATTAATCAAAAGTAAGATTGGGAGAAATGATATTTCTGAACTAAAAGGTACCAAAAACGAAATGATTGTTTTTGAAGGTATGACTGATATGCTTTCTTTTTTACAACTTTTAAAAGCAAATAATCAAAAGAATAATCGAACACTTATTACGCTTAATTCGATTACCAATATCGATAGATTTTTAGACCGTTATAAAGATTTTTCCGGTAAAATTTTTCTGTGCCTTGATGGAGATAAGGCAGGGAATATCGCTACGCAACAACTTTTAAAAGCCTTCAATGAGATCGAGATCAAAGATATTCGTTCGATGTATAATATTTCTGAAACTGGAAATAATGATTTGAACGATTACTTACAGAATAAAATAAAACTTCAAAATAAAAATACTAATTTAGTAGAACAAAACTCTTCTGAAAATGAAACCAATACCATTAAATCAAACAGAATATCCGAAACTCAGCAAGTGGAACAAAAATCACTTGAACAAGACTCTGGAGAACTTGGCGAAAACTTCCAATCCGAGCAAAATGGACATCAATCAGGCGGACAAAGATTGGGCAGCAACGATGTTAGAAATGGATTTACAAAGTCAGAGTGGAGCGGTTCGTCAGGAAGGGGACATGAGCAATCCACTTACGGAACACAACAAAGTAATGCTCCTAAAAATGAAACAACAAAATATTCCCTGGACGGAAGAATATTAGAAAACTCAACCGGTTTTTCGGAATTAGATATTTTAATTGATCAATATAAAGGTCAAAAACTGACCAATGAACAAGTTGCAGAAGTAGTTTCTGCAACTTGTTTTGTTTCTAATGATGACAAAATTCTTCTGAAAGATAATGTGAAAATTACAGATGACCTGAAGGATATTTGCAACCAATTTAAAAGTGGAGGAATTGAAAAAGCGGGAAGAGGGATTTTAGATGAATATTATACAGACCTTAAAATTGTTGATGCCGTTCGCAACTTGATCAAAAAACACTGTAAAAATCAAGATGAGATTTCTATTTTAGAACCAAGCGTAGGAACTGGAAATTTTATCGATGCTGCAAATGGATTAGCCGTAAAGTCCAAAATAACAGGTTTTGAAATCAACGAGATCACTGCTAAAATTGCTAAAGTTTTGCATCCGGAAGCAGACATCAATCTTCGCTCTTTTGAAACTGAATTTATTGATGAAAAAGGAAATGAAAAAAGTTCAACCGATTTTTCTGAAAAATATGATTTAGTGATTGGAAATCCGCCTTATGGTGAACATCGGGGTTTGTATAAAGGATTGGGCGAAGAAAGCAAAATTTCAAAATACGAAGATTACTTCGTTAAGCGAGGAATCGATTCTTTAAAAGACGGCGGGATTTTGGCGATGGTTCTTCCATCAAGCTGGATTAACCGACAGAAGAAAATGGAAAATGCAGATTTGCTGAATGCTTACCGTTTACCGAGCGGAGTATTTTCTGGGACACAAGTTGGAGTGGATATTATCATTTTAAAAAAATCAGTACGAAATATTAGTCACGACGTTTCTAGCTATTTTGAGGAAAATCCACAAAATGTTTTAGGTGAAATTCGGGAGAGAACCAATCGTTTTGGTAGGGCAGAGCATTACGTTTATGGTAATTTGGATGAAGCTATTTATCTGCTTGAGAGTCTTCAAAATAAAAAGGAAATATTCAGAATCGGAAACCTTTTTGACGATTTGTTGATTGAAGAAGTCTCTTTTAAAAATGCTATTTCTACTGATGAAACTTCTATTTCAAAGAAAGAAAAGGAAAACCAATTAAGTTCTGAAAATCAAAGTGAATTTTCAATTGAAACTGCTCAAAATAAAATAGAAGAAGTTCTTGTAAAATTGAATGAAATCAAGTTTAAATCACCTTCTATATTAAGTGAAATTAGAAAGTATTCAAAATTACAAACCCAAATCGCTGATAAAACAAACTCACTTTTGCTTGAAAAGATTAAAGATATCGTTGTAAAAGCAGACAAAATCCTCCAATCTCAAAAAAATGGAAGGAATTCTGAATATGAAATTCAATCTAAGCCGTTTATAAAAAAAGGAATTCTGAAATACCATTTTACAAAACAAGATGAAATTGTAAATGCGTCATTGCAAAATAGTTCAGATATCACAGAGGAACAAGTTGCAGCATTTAAAGCGACTTCCTATGATGGAACAATAAAAAATCATACAAGACACTTTGATTTTGCCAACTATTATAATGGAGAATATATTCATGATTTTTATTATGCTGAAGGGAATATTTACCAAAAGTTGGAACAATTAGAAAAGGATTACAGTGAAGATTGGGGAATAGGTGGTCTTGAAAATAAGCAATACGAAAAGCAAAAATCATTGCTAGAAAGTGTGCTGCCAAAACTTAAAAATTTAGATGAGATTTCCATTAGTCCGAATCATGAATTTGTATTAAAGTTTGATTTAGGACCAATAGAAAAAGACCGTTGGAATCCAAATACCAGACAAACAGAAGCAGTAACGGAAAATTACAATCTTGCAGATAATTTTAAAGATTTTGTAGGAACATTATCAAGTGAAGCTTTTGCAGGTTCTTCAGCTTGGGAAGTACGAAGTTTTGTAGATAACGAAACGGTTACAGGAAGTGATAAAGAACGAAATGCTTTAATTCGAGAGAGAAGAAAAGCCGCAGCCAATGATCTGTTTCAAAAGTTTATTCGAGAAGAATTAACTGAAGAATTGAGAGATCGTTTCGTTAAAGATTTCAATCGAAATTATAATCATATTCACGTTCCGGATTATTCAAAATTTCCATTATTTTCAAAAATTCATCAAAATTTCAAAGGACAAGAATTGCGATTAACAGAAGTGCAAAAAGCCGGGATTGGAAGACAGACAACAAAAGGAGTCGGGTTATTGGCGCACGAAGTTGGATTCGGAAAAACCTTGTCCGGAATTTTTTCAATGCACGAAGCGATGGAAAGAGGAAATTCAAAGAAACCATTAATCGTAGTTCCCAATGACAGTATATTGAAGCAGTGGGTTGAAACTATTTTTGAAACCATTCCAAATGCTAAAGTCAATGTTTTAGGAAATCTCGGTAAAGATTATGATCTGTCAAAGTTTGATAATAAGGACGGAGAAATTACCATCGTGACTTATGAAGGTTTTAATAATATTGGGTTTTCAGCCGAGATTACCGAAAAATTGTCTTCTAAATTTAATTATATCTCTGCAAATGAGTTGAAAAATATTACGAATACTGAAAGAGATCATCAAATAGAGTTGCAGAAAGAAAAAGAAATCGAAGGGAAAATGAAACGTGGGAAAATATATGATTGGGAGGATTTCGGCTTTGATCATTTGACTTACGATGAAATTCATAATGCCAATCATATTGTAGGAAAAGTAAAAATTGAAGACCGAAGATTTTCCTCAGATTTTAGAAATCAAAATCAGCAAACTTCCAAATTAGGGATTAATACTTGGATGGCAGCTCAATATATTCAGGATAAACAGAATGGTAGAAATGTGACTCTTCTTTCTGCAACTCCTTTCACCAATAAACCTTTGGAATATTATTCAATCTTATCCTTAATTGCTAATAAACGATTGGAAGAATCTGGATATTTTAATGTGAACAATTTCTTTGAAACCTTTATGGAAGCGGATAACGATATGGAAATTGATGCAAAAGGCGATGTGAAGTTTAAAGCAAATGTCCGAAGATTTAAAAATAATTCTCTATTCCAACAACTCCTTTCAGAATTTATTGATGTAAAAGGGGAGGAAGATAATGGTGAATTGATTCGTCCAAAAAAAATCAATAAAGAGTATAAAATTGAACAGAACGATCTGACGAAAGAACAATATAATTTACTCAATGAAAACTTCAATCATACGGAGAAAGGTGCAATTTTAACGCATATTCTTAACGCTCGCTTAATTGCGTTTTCTCCCTATTTATCGCTTTATTATACTGGTGAAGATCCTTCCACGAAAGAGTTTATAGAAAATTCACCAAAATTGCTTGAAACAATGAATCTGATTCGTCAGAACAAAAAAGACATCCCAGAATCTGGACAAATTATTTATTCTGAATTAGCAGTTTCTCAATTTCCGAAATTGAAAGAATATCTTATTAATGAAGTAGATTTTAATCCCGAAGAAATAGGAATCATTACTGGAGCAACAAGTAAGAAGCAACGAATTTCTATACAAGATGATTTTAATTCTGGGAAAATAAAAATTGTTATTGGTAGTGAAGCTATTCAAGAAGGAATGAATCTTCAAGAAAACACGACTGACATCTATTTATTGACGCTACCGTACAACTTTACGTCGCTGCGGCAGATAGAAGGAAGAGCCTGGAGACAAGGTAATAAAAATGAAAACATACGTGTAAACTTCATGCTTACCAATGATAGTATTGATGTTTTTATGCTTCAAAAATTACAGTCAAAACAAGCAAGATATTTAGAAGCGATGAAAAAGGGAGCGAATGTTTTAGATATTTCCGACATCAGTACGCAGGAATTGAAAACTTCAATCATCACCAATCCTGAGACGAGAGCGAATATTGAAATTGAATTAATGAAAAAAAGAATTGAGAGCGAAAAAAATAAATTTCTTGCAGATAGTGCTTTTGTATTGAGAAAGTATGAAGATTTTATTAAAGTAAAAGAGGATGTTACTAAGGCAGAACATTCTTACAACAGGATTTTAGGCTATGCAAAAGATTCAGAGGATGGCAATTCTGACTACTGGAAAAACCAACTTCCTTTTTATCAGAAAACTATAGATCTGGCTAAAGTCGAAGTTCAAAAAACAATTGAAAATCTTGCCGGAAAAGGTGTTAATGTTACAGAAATTGAAAAACAAACGAAAGCTACCGAAGATAATATTGCGAAACTCGATGCGAAATTGGAAGAACTTCCGATAACAAAAGAAGTATTAATTGCTCAGTATCAAAAAGAGAAAGAGCAACAATTGATGATGAATGAGAATAAAGATTATGTTAAGGAGAGGGCTGTTGAGAACAGTGCTTTATTTAATAAAGTCGATTATGATAACCCACAATCATTGATGTCTGTTTCCACTAAACCAGAAATCAACAAAAACGAAAATATAGGGGAGGAGAAGAGAGAATTCAGTGGGCGGAAAAGATAA
- a CDS encoding type IV secretion system DNA-binding domain-containing protein, with protein MQEQQNQIKIYSFFQKMVYFIVLLDCASLFFLSANIPFVTDLLTKFAKMGLFYPPLNAKICTIILITLVAIGTRAKKKIDLNIGKQILLPIIIGLSLMFSSLVFISEAGNNTLPKVIPPLNLYQIIYTFLSFLGALIAQVGADNISKLMQQKMGKDRWNIEEESFAQNQELVKTDTSINIPYLFRFNKKTNKGWININPFRGTMVIGTPGSGKSFGVINPAIRQMIDKGFCLCIYDFKFPDLAKIAYYHYLKKKRKDSNYQHQFNVINLNDVEKSKRVNPFKKEYIRTLAEAQEMAESMVSSLQKGGSSSGGGSEAFFTQSAINFLSSCIYFFATFENGKYSDLPHILSFMNRSYKDIFDTLFTNEEIYSLLSPFKTAYDNKAFDQLEGQVGTLKIFLSRLATKESFWVFSGDEVELKITDKENPSILILASDPGTQDINSALYSSVLNRTLRLINSKDNLPGGIIADEFPTIYIHKIDNIVATARSNKIAVLLGLQEIPQLRQFYKKEVADTISAIVGNILSGSARDKNTLDWMEKMFGKIKQKSFSQSISQQGTTTSINEKMDFMIPAGKIAALKTGEMVGMIAQGEENDTEEYKTSAINGKINLDMKAIKNEENNYVSLPNYYSFIDKKGNDRKEEVLMTNFRKINKEVELIVNEIITA; from the coding sequence ATGCAAGAACAACAGAATCAAATTAAGATCTATAGCTTTTTCCAAAAGATGGTTTATTTTATCGTCTTGTTGGATTGTGCTTCTTTGTTTTTTCTTTCTGCAAATATTCCATTTGTAACTGATCTTCTGACAAAGTTCGCGAAGATGGGTCTTTTTTACCCACCTTTAAATGCTAAAATTTGTACGATCATTCTTATTACACTGGTTGCAATAGGAACAAGGGCAAAGAAAAAAATAGATTTGAATATTGGTAAACAAATCCTTTTACCAATTATCATAGGATTATCACTGATGTTTTCTTCCCTCGTTTTTATTTCTGAAGCTGGAAACAATACTCTTCCGAAAGTAATTCCACCATTAAATCTGTATCAAATTATTTATACATTTTTATCTTTTCTAGGGGCATTGATAGCGCAAGTTGGTGCCGATAATATTTCAAAATTAATGCAACAGAAAATGGGTAAAGACCGCTGGAATATTGAAGAAGAAAGTTTTGCTCAAAATCAAGAACTGGTGAAAACGGACACATCGATTAATATTCCTTACCTCTTTAGATTTAATAAAAAAACCAACAAAGGTTGGATCAACATCAATCCGTTTCGAGGAACGATGGTTATTGGCACGCCTGGATCCGGAAAATCTTTCGGTGTTATTAATCCGGCAATCCGACAAATGATTGATAAGGGTTTTTGTCTTTGTATTTATGATTTCAAATTTCCTGATTTGGCCAAAATCGCCTACTATCATTATCTCAAAAAGAAAAGAAAGGATTCTAATTATCAACATCAATTTAATGTCATCAATCTGAATGACGTTGAGAAATCCAAAAGAGTTAATCCATTCAAAAAAGAATATATCCGAACCTTAGCGGAAGCACAGGAAATGGCAGAATCTATGGTTTCATCTTTACAAAAAGGGGGTTCTAGTTCTGGTGGTGGTTCGGAAGCATTTTTTACCCAATCTGCGATCAACTTTCTTTCTTCTTGCATCTACTTTTTTGCGACTTTCGAAAATGGGAAGTACTCTGATTTGCCTCATATTCTATCTTTTATGAATAGAAGTTATAAAGATATTTTCGATACTCTTTTTACCAATGAAGAAATTTATTCCTTGCTTTCACCTTTCAAAACAGCTTATGATAATAAAGCATTTGATCAGTTAGAAGGACAAGTTGGGACTTTGAAAATTTTCCTTTCAAGATTGGCTACAAAAGAAAGTTTTTGGGTGTTTTCAGGCGATGAAGTAGAACTGAAAATCACGGATAAAGAAAATCCGTCCATCCTAATTTTGGCTTCCGATCCGGGAACGCAGGATATCAATTCTGCATTGTATTCATCGGTTTTAAATAGAACATTACGATTGATCAATTCGAAAGATAATTTACCAGGAGGAATTATCGCAGACGAATTTCCAACCATTTACATTCATAAAATAGACAATATTGTGGCTACTGCAAGAAGCAATAAGATCGCAGTCTTACTAGGACTTCAAGAAATTCCGCAGCTTCGTCAGTTCTACAAAAAAGAAGTTGCTGATACGATTTCTGCTATTGTTGGAAATATTCTTTCAGGTTCAGCAAGAGATAAAAACACATTGGATTGGATGGAGAAAATGTTTGGGAAAATCAAACAGAAAAGTTTTTCACAATCTATTTCACAACAAGGGACGACTACCAGTATTAATGAAAAAATGGATTTTATGATTCCTGCAGGTAAAATCGCTGCGCTCAAAACAGGGGAAATGGTCGGGATGATTGCACAAGGTGAAGAAAATGATACTGAAGAGTATAAAACATCGGCAATCAATGGGAAAATTAATCTTGATATGAAGGCAATTAAAAACGAGGAAAATAATTATGTCTCACTGCCAAATTACTATTCATTCATCGACAAAAAAGGAAATGACCGGAAGGAAGAAGTTCTAATGACCAATTTCAGAAAAATAAATAAAGAAGTAGAACTCATTGTTAACGAAATAATCACAGCCTAA
- a CDS encoding JAB domain-containing protein — protein MSVTLEIGKYNEQIESAGFQKMEFSDIDEAIANLEFMKMGFSYFKTGESLIVRLEEGKKAHLIDYDAVVPIQEIRKELEDKYHPNLTQNEKEVQTIATEAKTKISANSNFIFEEDETTRYAKTSSGEKLPFKLFNPNETGAGSNLLREPQNSLQSNDFALVERRFAENKSLQLFGNEKIGSIDDVAWLFKALEDEAVEHAFLVYDFEDKGYFVQHISTGTFDAAFVDNRLLIGNVLEVKPKAITLVHNHPSGNLKVSKADKDCIIKLKKALEDSNIKVNNGVIINLRSGKYVVFDENETENIDMKSNPQSFKEIQPYSFSKQVLVENYQPVKITSSTDIAKFITSQKFGISDKTELLVLNNQLNIVGKFIMPPDNQLDFIIGKVAKFGGSKCILYGNNITPEQVNTYNKKLHFSGIEILDAILFNSENGRKLYESFADSGVLRTQKEMNGEVQENEITNDYKKSEKIRTIQEKPSRYDTNILSDSGKWADRFREEKKESENKLNNINNQNPKIMETQKEFNQVDYLRNQLKYLGFGEGEQLHKDLESGMNSAEKQFEIKTNSDKALPGNKVDFALKFNKTESGGVFLNSYHAVLNNEKGEDISQNFPVNRENTFTAKEAVNLLEGRSVKIEFTNPKTEQLEPAFVKLNFAEPKTEKGNYNFQNFYKNYGVDTDQIVEKSNLIFDKPEYRESTIKSLEKGNVVKVKFEIDDQTVEGKAVLNPQYKNLSLYDQDMNRINTNKPLEGLENDNKHEKSNVKEQSIKR, from the coding sequence ATGAGTGTAACATTAGAAATAGGCAAGTACAACGAACAAATTGAATCTGCTGGCTTTCAGAAAATGGAATTTTCCGACATCGATGAAGCGATTGCTAATCTCGAATTTATGAAAATGGGATTCAGTTATTTTAAAACTGGAGAATCTTTGATCGTGAGATTAGAAGAAGGAAAAAAGGCACATCTCATCGATTACGATGCAGTTGTTCCGATCCAGGAAATTAGAAAAGAACTCGAAGATAAATACCACCCCAATTTAACTCAAAATGAAAAAGAAGTTCAAACGATTGCAACAGAAGCAAAAACGAAAATATCGGCAAACTCAAATTTTATTTTTGAGGAAGATGAAACAACAAGGTATGCAAAAACCTCGTCGGGCGAAAAATTACCTTTTAAATTGTTTAATCCCAATGAAACTGGTGCCGGATCCAATTTACTACGGGAACCACAAAATTCTTTGCAATCCAACGATTTTGCATTAGTAGAACGGCGTTTTGCTGAAAATAAATCACTTCAACTCTTTGGAAATGAAAAGATAGGAAGTATTGATGATGTCGCGTGGTTATTTAAAGCACTGGAAGATGAAGCCGTAGAACATGCTTTTTTAGTCTATGATTTTGAGGATAAAGGATATTTTGTTCAGCATATTTCTACCGGAACTTTTGATGCAGCATTTGTAGATAATCGGCTTTTGATTGGAAATGTTTTGGAAGTCAAGCCAAAAGCAATAACTCTAGTTCATAACCATCCGAGCGGAAATTTGAAAGTTTCAAAAGCTGATAAGGATTGTATCATCAAATTAAAAAAAGCATTAGAAGATTCAAATATAAAGGTCAATAATGGGGTCATTATCAATTTGCGAAGTGGAAAGTATGTCGTATTTGATGAGAATGAAACTGAAAATATTGATATGAAATCAAACCCACAATCTTTTAAAGAAATACAACCGTATTCTTTCAGTAAACAGGTTTTAGTTGAAAATTATCAACCAGTTAAAATAACCAGTTCAACAGATATTGCAAAATTTATTACGTCTCAAAAATTTGGGATATCCGATAAGACGGAATTGCTGGTGCTCAACAATCAGTTGAATATCGTTGGGAAATTCATCATGCCGCCAGATAATCAACTTGATTTTATCATTGGAAAAGTAGCAAAGTTCGGTGGGTCAAAGTGCATTTTATACGGAAACAATATCACTCCGGAGCAAGTTAACACCTACAATAAAAAACTTCATTTTTCGGGAATTGAAATTTTAGATGCTATTCTATTCAACAGTGAAAATGGAAGAAAATTGTATGAATCATTTGCTGACAGTGGAGTACTTCGAACTCAAAAAGAAATGAACGGTGAAGTACAGGAAAATGAAATCACTAATGATTACAAAAAGTCAGAAAAAATTAGAACGATCCAAGAGAAGCCATCTAGATATGACACCAATATATTAAGTGATAGCGGAAAATGGGCAGATAGATTTAGAGAGGAAAAAAAAGAATCTGAAAATAAATTAAATAATATTAACAATCAAAATCCAAAAATTATGGAAACACAAAAAGAATTTAACCAAGTAGATTATTTAAGAAATCAATTAAAATACCTTGGTTTTGGTGAGGGAGAACAACTTCACAAGGATTTAGAATCGGGAATGAATTCTGCTGAAAAACAGTTTGAAATTAAAACAAATTCAGACAAAGCATTACCTGGAAATAAGGTTGATTTTGCCTTAAAATTCAACAAAACAGAAAGTGGTGGTGTTTTTCTTAATTCCTACCATGCCGTTTTGAATAATGAGAAAGGTGAAGATATCTCCCAAAATTTCCCTGTAAATAGAGAAAATACATTTACCGCTAAAGAAGCAGTCAACCTTTTGGAAGGTCGTTCCGTGAAAATAGAATTCACTAATCCGAAAACGGAACAACTGGAACCCGCTTTCGTTAAACTCAATTTTGCGGAACCTAAGACTGAAAAAGGAAATTATAATTTTCAAAATTTCTACAAAAATTATGGAGTAGATACTGATCAGATTGTAGAGAAATCCAACCTAATTTTCGATAAACCAGAATACAGAGAAAGCACTATAAAATCTTTGGAAAAAGGAAATGTTGTGAAAGTGAAATTTGAGATCGATGATCAAACGGTAGAAGGAAAAGCAGTGCTCAATCCTCAATACAAAAATCTGAGTCTCTATGATCAGGATATGAACAGGATTAATACCAATAAACCTTTGGAGGGTTTGGAGAATGATAATAAGCACGAAAAAAGCAACGTCAAGGAACAGAGTATTAAGAGATAA